In Actinobacillus indolicus, a single genomic region encodes these proteins:
- the sodC gene encoding superoxide dismutase family protein has translation MKKTVLTLTLTALFGFSTSAIANSATQIEVKVQQLDLQNGNKDVGTVTITESPYGLVFTPNLKGLSHGLHGFHIHEKPSCEPKEKDGKLVAGLGAGGHWDPKEAKKHGFPWADDAHLGDLPALTVDHDGNATNPVLAPRLKKLEEVKGRSLMIHAGGDNHSDHPAPLGGGGARMACGVIN, from the coding sequence ATGAAAAAAACAGTTTTAACCCTTACTTTAACAGCACTTTTCGGATTTTCAACTTCAGCGATAGCAAATTCAGCTACCCAAATTGAAGTGAAAGTTCAGCAACTTGATTTACAAAATGGCAACAAAGATGTGGGAACGGTGACGATTACCGAATCGCCTTACGGTTTAGTTTTTACCCCAAATCTGAAAGGATTGTCACACGGCTTACACGGTTTCCATATTCACGAGAAACCAAGCTGTGAACCAAAAGAGAAAGATGGCAAATTAGTCGCTGGCTTAGGCGCAGGTGGTCACTGGGATCCTAAAGAGGCGAAGAAACATGGATTCCCTTGGGCAGATGATGCTCATTTAGGTGATTTACCAGCATTAACGGTTGATCATGATGGTAATGCGACAAATCCTGTTCTTGCGCCACGCTTGAAAAAGTTAGAAGAAGTGAAAGGTCGTTCGTTGATGATCCACGCAGGTGGCGATAACCATTCAGACCACCCAGCACCACTTGGCGGTGGCGGAGCAAGAATGGCTTGTGGCGTTATTAACTAA
- a CDS encoding 2-hydroxyacid dehydrogenase encodes MLNIVFLDRTGIPATHNIPRPSFPHNWIEYDRTSAEETYERAKDADIVITSKVLFGRELLAKLPKLKLIAITATGTNNIDLVAAKELGIAVKNVTGYSSVTVPEHVLGMIFSLKHSLMSYHRDQVTSDRWATCGQFCYVDYPITDVRGSILGVFGKGCLGTEVGRLAEMVGMKVLYAEHKGATTIRDGYTPFEEVLKQADIVTLHCPLTKTTQNLINAETLALMKPTAYLINTGRGPLVDEVALLDALENGTIAGAALDVLVKEPPAIDNPLIQAAKRLPNLLITPHVAWASDSAVTTLVNKVAQNIEEFVKTGK; translated from the coding sequence ATGTTGAATATCGTTTTTCTTGACCGCACAGGCATTCCTGCCACTCACAATATTCCACGTCCCTCTTTTCCGCATAATTGGATTGAATACGATCGCACTTCTGCTGAAGAAACCTACGAGCGAGCAAAAGATGCGGATATTGTGATTACCAGCAAAGTGTTATTCGGACGAGAGTTATTAGCGAAATTGCCGAAACTGAAGCTCATTGCAATCACGGCGACTGGGACAAATAATATTGATTTAGTTGCAGCCAAAGAGTTGGGCATTGCGGTGAAAAATGTAACGGGCTATTCTAGTGTGACAGTACCAGAACACGTTTTAGGCATGATTTTTTCATTAAAACACAGTTTAATGAGCTATCATCGTGATCAAGTCACCAGCGACCGTTGGGCAACTTGTGGGCAGTTCTGCTATGTCGATTACCCTATTACTGATGTGCGAGGTTCAATTCTAGGGGTATTTGGTAAAGGTTGTTTAGGGACAGAAGTCGGGCGTTTGGCTGAAATGGTGGGGATGAAAGTGCTTTATGCAGAACATAAGGGGGCAACTACTATTCGTGATGGCTATACCCCTTTTGAAGAAGTGTTAAAACAGGCGGATATTGTCACTTTACATTGTCCATTAACTAAAACGACCCAAAACCTGATTAATGCAGAGACCTTGGCATTAATGAAACCGACCGCTTATTTAATTAATACGGGGCGTGGTCCTTTAGTTGATGAAGTTGCTTTACTTGATGCACTAGAAAATGGCACAATTGCAGGGGCAGCACTAGATGTATTAGTTAAAGAACCACCAGCGATTGATAATCCGCTCATTCAAGCGGCAAAACGTTTACCGAATTTATTGATTACGCCACACGTTGCGTGGGCGAGTGATTCAGCCGTGACAACCTTAGTCAATAAAGTGGCTCAGAATATTGAAGAATTTGTCAAAACAGGCAAATAA
- a CDS encoding cell division protein ZapA produces MSKNNIELSLFGQVLRLYCPPEQQEALLASAERLEERVAILKEQSGIIQLEKVLSIVALNLNYELELEQRKNAENKNVLMACVEQLDNSLAKFQSSGMDSVSVGQENNE; encoded by the coding sequence ATGTCAAAGAATAATATTGAACTATCGCTATTTGGACAGGTTTTACGCTTATATTGTCCGCCAGAACAACAAGAGGCTTTGTTAGCTTCTGCGGAACGTTTAGAAGAACGTGTTGCCATTTTAAAAGAGCAGTCTGGCATTATTCAGCTCGAAAAAGTGTTGTCGATTGTTGCATTAAATTTAAATTATGAGCTTGAGTTAGAACAGCGTAAAAACGCTGAAAATAAAAATGTGTTGATGGCTTGTGTTGAACAGCTAGACAACTCATTAGCAAAATTCCAATCTAGTGGAATGGATTCGGTTTCTGTTGGTCAAGAAAATAACGAATAA
- a CDS encoding 5-formyltetrahydrofolate cyclo-ligase, which yields MNDISLLSISEQRNQLRKQMRAKRLALTADEQAFAAQDIIQKSLALIERYSAQHIAFYLPFNGEISPLALMDRLIEQGKKIYLPVLHPFSANQLLFLQYQGEAELERNRFGILQPKLDVRNVLPLNELEMIFVPLVACDKQGNRLGMGGGFYDRTLSQAKQLISVGLAHQCQQLEHLPLESWDEPLDYLVVGNPS from the coding sequence ATGAATGATATTTCCTTACTTTCCATAAGCGAACAACGCAATCAACTTCGCAAACAGATGCGCGCCAAACGTCTAGCCTTAACCGCTGATGAACAAGCCTTTGCGGCACAAGATATTATCCAAAAATCATTAGCACTCATTGAACGTTATTCTGCTCAACATATTGCTTTTTATTTGCCGTTTAATGGCGAAATCTCACCGCTTGCGTTAATGGATAGACTTATCGAACAAGGCAAAAAAATCTATCTGCCTGTACTTCATCCATTTTCAGCCAATCAACTGCTTTTTCTCCAATATCAAGGGGAAGCAGAGCTAGAGCGAAATCGTTTTGGGATTTTACAACCCAAATTAGATGTACGAAATGTGCTGCCACTCAATGAATTAGAAATGATCTTCGTCCCACTGGTTGCCTGCGACAAACAAGGCAATCGGCTTGGTATGGGCGGTGGCTTTTACGACCGCACCCTTTCCCAAGCCAAACAGTTAATCAGTGTTGGGCTGGCTCATCAATGTCAGCAGTTGGAACATTTGCCGTTAGAGAGTTGGGATGAGCCGTTGGATTATCTGGTGGTGGGAAATCCATCCTAA
- a CDS encoding UPF0149 family protein: MAISQANDFKQLISELHIDYTSAEFHGFLSGLIAGGIQDESWKTLTYQFTNDGHAFSQAPLAKLTEFYQQLRESFDEANTLFSLWLNEEDGFAMADGIAEWTGHFLLGLGLAQPTLQQETDEVGEAIDDLDEIAKLGYSEEDKNEELLDAGEEIIEYLRVVTLFLHSHFSKPKMTEKPKVH; the protein is encoded by the coding sequence ATGGCAATTTCACAAGCAAACGACTTTAAACAACTCATTTCTGAGTTACATATCGACTATACCTCTGCTGAATTTCACGGTTTTTTAAGTGGATTAATCGCTGGCGGTATTCAAGATGAGTCTTGGAAAACATTGACCTATCAGTTTACCAATGATGGACACGCATTTTCTCAAGCCCCACTTGCAAAATTAACCGAATTTTATCAACAACTTAGAGAGAGCTTTGATGAAGCTAACACGCTCTTTTCATTATGGTTAAATGAAGAAGATGGTTTTGCAATGGCAGATGGTATTGCAGAATGGACGGGACATTTTTTACTTGGGTTAGGCTTAGCACAGCCAACTTTACAGCAAGAAACCGACGAAGTTGGCGAAGCCATTGATGATTTAGATGAAATAGCCAAATTAGGTTATAGTGAAGAAGATAAAAATGAGGAATTGCTAGACGCAGGCGAAGAAATTATTGAGTATCTGCGAGTCGTCACGCTCTTTTTACATAGTCATTTTTCAAAACCTAAAATGACGGAAAAGCCAAAGGTTCATTAA